caaacacattgatctagatgccatctatcaacccctcagaaaatgaacaggaaatgacatcaccacaaaccccaggaaccccatccaggggaaagatataaatagaaagcaggagacaacagcttcacttcacttggaggtcgccactgatgatgttaccaagccagataatgaaacgtctggatatcaaatctacagctcagcgagcaaacctacaccctaaacctcaacctgagctacaaaccttcacaaaccttgcaatttAGCTGCATCTGTTGGAGCCTCCTCTGGACTGGCCTTGAAGCATCAGTGGGGAAAGGTTAGATTTTTTTCTGCAATTCATCAAGAAGTTTGCAGTTTCCTGACACCAAGACCAAATGTGGCTTACCTCAACTTTTGAAGAGTCACAGCCAGTGCTTCTACCATATCTTTTAAATTAACTGAGTGCCTCATGGTAGTTCTCAGGCACAATCATTCATACAGTAGGAGGAATGGAGCAGATATAAATCTTGCTATGGCATTGATTGTTTGCATTAGTGGTCGATTGAATGGAAATACCTTTGTTCTGAAGTTTACTGTTTACCAGGCATACGTCAAGTTAgtgaaaacaaggactgcagatgctggaaaccagagtctagattagagtggtgctggaaaggcacagcaggtcaggcagcatctgaggagcaggaaaatcgatgtttcgggcaaaagcccttcatcaggaatagaggcagggtgcctgcagagtggagagataaatgataggggggtggggatgaggagaaagtagcatagagtacaatagttgtaCAGGGCTGTTCATTTTccttcagaagaatgaggagaaTAATGAGGTTTTTATCATCCGCAAGTATCAAAAATAAGAAGTGAGATTTAAGGGTAAATGTTCCTACCAATAAAACCGACTTTGAGCTTATCTTCAGAGCCACCAACAGGTCTCAGCTCTGAACAACCCCCGTCACATAAACACAATGCAGCTGCCAACATCCTTCTCTGACACAAGGCTTTTGATCTTTCACAGATTTCCATCAGTATCCAAACCTTCAGAGAAATCGACAGATAGTCTAGAGTTTCCCAAAGAGCTGATGGAGGACTGGAGCACGATGGAAGTTTGTGTTGACTGTAAGAAATTCATTTCCGAAATCATAAGTTCCAGTCGGCGGAGTCTGGTGCTGGCGAACAAGCGGGCCAGGTTAAAACGGAAAACTCAGTCCTTTTATATGTCCTCGGAGAGTGCGTCAGAATTTCGACTGGCAGCACCCAAGGAACGAACTATCAAAGAGGTTTAGACCTGTGCCTTTTTATTTTCTTCCTGAAGCTGTTTCTTTCTTTGAAGAGGGATCTCCAAACAAAACAACTAGAAATGGATCCACAAACACACCAGAACATGGACTGACTATGCTAAAATTCACAAATATCTAGCTTTCATGTATTAATAAAAGTCAGGGTTCATTTGTATAGTCTTATCTTTGTCAATGGGTCTTATCCAACATGAAATAATGTAAGTTACTTGTATATAATTGTAATATATTTTATTAACAGGAGGGTTTGGACCCCATTGACTTTGGGAGTGGATGTTTAAAACCACTTGCAGCAGGTGAAGAATTGATAACTTGTATAATATTTAACCTGTGCAGTATATGTACATTGAATATATACGACAGAAGATCTTCATTTAATCTTGAACGTCTGCTAAGGTAATGATCTTATTTGATGGAGTCATTTTTTAAACTTACACTTTGTGTCAACGGGTTTACAGGTGAGCAAGAAAGATCATTTCAATTGTTAAGGGCAATGTGAGCTCACTTTTTTATCATTTAAAAGCAAAGGcacatttatttttaaactggaCGATGGATATATGACACAGACTCCTCTGTTTTCATGAAAGCGACAGTATTTGTCAAAACTGATGTCAGACCTGTATTGAACACTTCATTGCCAGCTTACATAGGACAGTTTTTGCACTTATGTGAAGTACTTGATTCATGCTCTCTTCTGAAACTTCTTTTAACTAATGGCTTGCTCCATGGCAGTAGATCTTAAGATCATAAGAAACAgggataggagtaggccattcagtccgtcAAGCCTGCTTTGCCGTTTAATAAGATCAtgtgatctgattgtggtcttaaTTTTTCCTGAAGCAGCTTTGTGACCAGTCACCCACGGAGCTGATCAATCCAGCTTACTGCAATAAATTCATTGCTAATCCGTGTTGCCTTTCAGTCTTGGCTTACTGGTAATTAGCCTGAACACTTAAGGAATGGATTGCCATAACTTCCCATTCTTTTACTCCATTCCCCCATTGTGCTGCAATATATAGTTTCAAAGATATTACTGTAGAGCTGATGTGTACATGTCATTCAGTTCACGTACTGAGTTTCCTATATGTTCAATGTAAATGCAATGACTGTTCATGCATCAATTAAAAACAAACTTTAATCTTTATAATGAATATTGTCTTTCATCATCAATGGGATACTGCACAGGTATGTGTTAGAAGAGagtcaggattttgaccctggaacgacgatatgtttccaagtgagtggggaaacttgcaggaaatggtgttcccatttgtctgctacccttgtccttctagatggtaaagGTTACagatttgaaaggtgctgtcagaggatacttggtgagttactgtagtgcatcttgttgGTGCTACAAAGCTACTGCAAttagtggtggagagagtgaccaGTTTACACTTTCACCTACAAATAATACGTGAAAATAATGAGCTTTTAAGGAGCTTAATATACGTGATGTTAGAAGTCAGCAGAAATAAAATGACAGCTTTAGTGAAATCATGTGCCAGTGGGATGCCCATAACTTTTGAGATAATGTATCACATGATTCATATCAGGATTCATATTTTATTCACATAAAACACATTTATTTTCCATGTTGACAGTTTTGTTCATACTTAAATTTATACATGAAAATAAATTTATTGTTACTATTCACAGGTAAGATAATGTATAAACTCCACCCATTTATAGAGAAGAATGATTGATACACATGTATATTTATATACATTAATGTGGAGCTGAGTTCTAGTGAATGACTAACCACTGGTCTAGTGCAGAGCCAGATACTGGTTtggattaggccatttggctctttgGGTTTGTGCCAAAGGTTCAAAGGGCAATTCAGATAGTCCCACTTGTCCATTTCATCCTCATATCTCTACAACTTTTCTCCTTTGAGTACTTATCAAACTTATCTTTGAGTACTTATCTTAAGGTTGCTTTTTGATCTGTTTCCACCACCCTTTCAGGTAGCGCAAGCCAAATTCGAATCACTTGCTGTGCAAAACAAAAAGCCTTTCTTTCGTATAGCTTCTGATTCTTTTGTCAAATACCTTCAATCTCTATGTTCTGGTTAATGAATCTTCAGCATTGAAAATATTTTTTCCCTCCTTAAATTTTCCCTCCAACATGATCCTAAAGCCCTGTTAGCTTTATCTGTTTGAAGAGAGCAATCTAACCTCTCCAGCCGATCCACGGATCTAAAATTcttcattctagtaaatcttttcAAAGTCTCCTGTCCTTCGAAAAGCGTGGTCCTACGTAAGATGTTAAAATATGTGCTTGATCAAAAATAGTGGTATAGCCGGATTCCAACAAAATGGAAGATTATTGTTAGGTAActtattttaaaaaacatttgaaaTTTCATATGTGAGGAGTTGTTGATTTCACGTCCTACTTTTTTACCATTTAATTTctaggtacagggaatgcaggGAAGCTTATACAGGGAACCTTAAGACACCCATGCATAATGAAATGGAAACACAATGGTTAACATTCCTGACGTATGCAGTTTTGTTCAGACCCTTGTCACTGTTGTTACTTCCAATAATAAATCTTGCTAATGGGAGAAGGCAGTAGTCATTGTCTGGATTGGGGAAATTGGGAGTCCTTGTTCCCAAACATTcctcaccctccctatctctgtaacatgtcacCCATATGagaactccctcactctctggccTCTTGGTCATCGCTGACTCCCTtcactcagaggattgtgaatctttgcTCAGCCTTTGAGTACATTCAAGACTGAATTCATTCCAAATACAAAAATGGTGTAACAATAAATCTAGAAATTCAGGACAGCTCATCCCCTCAACACACCTCACTGCTCTGAGTGCAGCAGTGACAATGACCATCACTGATGGTGGCACCATTAGTACTGGGAAGTTGTCAGTCTCTGATTGGCCAGCAGTTCCTGAGGTGTGCTTCCTGTCCTGGCAGCTAGAAGTCCCCCATGAAATGGCTAACGGCCAGCCATCCttaggtaagggagggggagccACAAAACCCAGCCGATAAATCCATTTTTATTAACCAGCCATTAACCTGCAGCATTCAAATTGCTGCACTGCTTCTGGCTGCCTGGATTCATTTGTTAACTGTTCTGAATCTTCTTTCTCCTCACATTCATTTTCCTCATACTCTTCGTCCAGgtccttgtcctcattctcttCGTCACTGATTTGTTGCACCAAAGTGAATGTATTTTGGTTTCCAATAATCACGTTTTGCAATTTGGACCTAATTATTTCAATGTCAGACTCCACTTGGATGGCCTCTCTGTTACTTGTGCTCATTTCATTAGAACTGCCACCCGTATGGGACTTGGACATCATTTCCAGGGCCCTTCCTGTTCAGAGAATAGATCAAGTTCAGTGATTAGAAGATAGCTTTCTGCAGTATTTAATAATTATTATCCTGATTATTTACATTACAATGTATTGAAACACAATAATCTCACCTGAATGTATTTCAGCAGTGCATCACCAGGAAAATAAGTACTCTCTTAATTTACCCAATTAGGCCAAATTTCTGCAAAACTTGGGGGAAAACTcaccagatctggcagcatctgtggaaagaaatcagagttaacacttcagcTCCAGTGACTCTTCTCCAGAACATGAACTTcaggtcactggtcctgaaaagttaactctgctttctctctgcagacctgctgagttcttccagcaacttctgttttcacttttgtttctgatttccagcatctggggTTCTTATGGTTTTTACTCAGCCAAGTTTCTGAGTAGAGCATTTGCCAAGTGACTTATGCTCATTCAATAACGTTCATCTAATTCTAGCCTCTTTGGACATTGTTGCCTTTGGAAAACTAATAAGAAAAGATGTCAGGCCAGTTCAGTTCTTATTAATTCATTTTATATCATTCTCATTTGATTATAAATGGACTGTTGACTTAAATGAAATGGTGCTGACAGTATAGAGCTCCCGAATTCAGATTTGAGACAAATTTTTGGACCAGTGATAGAAGGTCTTTGTTCTAATCTCTGATGAACAGAACTAAGAAAGCAACATTCAGGCAAGGAATGCACGTACCACATTCTGCATTCACACTGGATGCTGGATCTGCAAAGTTCTCCAAGGCAGATAATGACGTTGACCTCCTAATGGATATGTTGTTGTTTGAGCCAAAGGTACAATTGTTGAGACTCGAGTTGCAGATACAAATCTTGCAGATCACTGGCAGCGACTTGCATTGTCCTTCTAGGGGCAAAAGGAAAAAAACTCAGATTCCAGCCCATTTTAAAAGTTTATCTAAACTAATTTTGAGCAAAATATGAATTAAGGTGAGGTACTGGGATGAGTGAAGTAACTTTACGTGATATACCTGCACTGGGTTTTGGATGTTTCTCTGTCAAAATGTTACAAGCTGAACAGGACCTTCTGTTAtagaacacaaacagaaattgctggagaaactcaacaggtttggagtatttgtggaaagaaaggagagttaatgtttcgagtacAGTGACTCTTTATGAGAATTCCTCTTGATATTCCTGAATGGTAAACCTTTTTAAGCAGTATTAGGAAAATGTTTTACTTTTTATGGCAAAATCTAACATCACCCGCTCCAAAGTCAGCTATGGAGAGGGTCCAGACCGTGGTATTTAACCAGAGGCCTTCTGTTTAGATTCACCAGGAGACCCCTGGCCCTCAGATTTAAAGTTGACTCTTTAAAAGTGCTGCGATTTTAAACTAAATTCCATCTCATTTCCAGTTCAACTTCCATATTTGTCAGTTTCTGTCTGCAAGTGCCACACTCCAAGTAGCTGGCCTAGTGCTTGATTATACCATCAATCACCATTCACTTTAGATTTCTGACACCCCCTTCTTTATTCTTCCTTCCATATGGGCTGTAATTGCTGCAAATCTACCGTACAGTAGGCAAGCACGTCCCTCCCATGTCTTGCCACAAATAACTATTTTGGCAAGTTAAAGTCCACTTGCCCCAccacccctgcccccacccccacacccgaCTGGGGACTGTTTTTAGCAATGCAATTTTTTCCAAAGCTGTGGAGATATTTGCTCCACTGGACCCAGCACCTGTGCTTCCCCATCCAGTCCCCCAACTCTTCATCATAATTTGGCCTTTTGGAACTCTTCCCTctccgtttcttcctccttgTTCCTTCCCTCCACATCCCCACTCGCAAACATTTGGTCATCTAAAGCCCCTCATACTAACCAGGAGACAGATGCATTGTGGTAATGTTACTGGACCATTCATCCGGGTGTCCAGCCTAATGGTCTGGGGAAATGGGTTAAAATCTCACCAAGGCAGGTTGTGAAGTTTGAACTCATAcagtcatagatgtacagcatggaaacagaccctttggtccaacccgtccatgccgaccagatatcccaacccaatctagtcccaccttccagcacccggcccatatccctccagacccttcctattcatatacccatccaaatgcctcttaaatgttgcaattgtaccagccttcaccacatcctctggcagctcactccatacatgtaccaccctcggcgtgaaaacgttgccccttaggtctcttttataactcaATAAATTAAATGATGTAATACATTCAATAATTGTGAAATTAAAGAAATAGACTAAAGGTATCCAAAGCCAGTTGTTtcaaaaacacatctggttcgcTAAcgtctttaaggaaggaaatctgccatccttacctggtctcgcctacatgtgactccagacccacagtcatgtGATTGTCCTACTGAAGTGGGCTAGCATCccattcagttcaaggacaattTGGGGCGGATAAAAAACACTGTCCTTGCCAGTGATACCTATGTCCCACAAAATACTTTTCAAAAATGGAGTTGCTTTCGATTCACCAGCAATGAAAAAAAACCAACACAATTAGGTGATGTTTTTCAGCCTctaccttcttctctctctctctctctctctctctctctctctctctctctctctctctccaccttccacACCAGAAAACTGGGTGGGCAGTTGAAATCGCAGTTTAAATTCCTGTTACCTACTCACAGGTCCCGATGTTAACACTCTGTTCTGAGAAAGCAGGAAGGGTAATCATCTGGAAAAAGCTGACCATATAGGCGCCCCTGGTCCCCGAGGGCATTCAATAAGCTCATACACTCTCAACCCTCTGTTCTATCCCCAGAACGAAGCCTGGAACACTGACGCAAGACACTCCTGGTTAGgcctccctcagtgctgcacaATGCTGCACAAGGTAACTAGATTCCAGCCCACCTTCATGCAACTGGAAAAGCCTGTCTGTGGATTGcaatttactttttttttctattttaatttattttttttaagtGCCGCGCTGAAGTATGGTGCCTGAAGGCAACTGGATTTAAATAAGATTTTTCGTGTCTGGAACCCTGATGTCCAGTGATAACATGGTGACTGACATGTGTTTCTCTGCTCATCTGAATTACACTTTTCCTACTTTAACACACCCCTCTGATGAAATTATCTCAATAGATTCTGAGACTTAAATTGCTCAGCTTTAATTTATTTACACTAGTGTGGCATCTGGAGCCTGATGTCTGCAGCACAATGAATATGTTTACAATGTTTGACTAAGTAAAGAACTCACTTTGAGAGGACAGCGCTTCTCCAGGTCTTGTTGGCTCTAAAGTATGAGGCCTTGCTGCAGAGAATAAAAGTGACAAATTAAAACCTGGGCATTCACTGTTCCTTCAATCAGCACTTGTAAAATTCCTGTGTTCATTTTAATCATTTTATCTGAGGTGCCATCCCTAAACTCTTTTAAATGTGTTTTTCCTTTCTACTTTCAAAGCCTTCTCATAATCTATTCTTAGAAATCCTGGCTCACTCATGCTCCCCCTCATTTTCAGACCAAGGCTCAATGTCATTTTCTCGATATAATTCCCAGAGACACTTCTACATTAAATTCACCCTTTAACTGGAAGTCACTATCGGTGGCAAAACATGTGCCAATCTATTTGTTCATTAATATATGCTGGTGAAAATTTTCTGCAAATGGATGTATGTCACTCCTAGGGGGTGTGACGAGACCAGGTTACAAGCTCATACATAAATAaaatgtggatgctgaaaatctaaaatcaaaacagaaattgcttgagaaactcagcaggtctggcagcacctgtggacagaaagcagagtaaaCATTTCGAGTTCAGTCATGCTTCTTCAGAGACTCGACTCACTATCTTCAATTAGTTGTTAGTGTAGTGGTTAGTGCACTACATAATGCAATATATAAAGCAGAAACTCTCAGCTTTTTGTCATGGGATTTCTAAATTGGGACGTTAAAGAAGAAGGGGACTTTGCTTTCAGCTCTCGCTTATAGTTTGCAGTATTCTGAGTCAGAAGATTATGGGTATATGAGTCACTCTCGAGATGTGAGCACACAATGTAGGGCGAAAGTAAAAACAGAATAATTCAAGAACATACAC
The Chiloscyllium punctatum isolate Juve2018m chromosome 5, sChiPun1.3, whole genome shotgun sequence DNA segment above includes these coding regions:
- the LOC140476903 gene encoding uncharacterized protein, whose amino-acid sequence is MGPALVEQVTCFLYSSQVLSQYELNVITSKSDILTKACELLSAVIRKGKKACGIFFQALAMCDPHLSNQIFGTRVNFTGHSLPAPSFQRISPSNEYLLRSQARPHTLEPTRPGEALSSQKGQCKSLPVICKICICNSSLNNCTFGSNNNISIRRSTSLSALENFADPASSVNAECGRALEMMSKSHTGGSSNEMSTSNREAIQVESDIEIIRSKLQNVIIGNQNTFTLVQQISDEENEDKDLDEEYEENECEEKEDSEQLTNESRQPEAVQQFECCRLMAG